The following proteins are co-located in the Flammeovirga kamogawensis genome:
- a CDS encoding NAD(P)H-dependent oxidoreductase, giving the protein MENILVINAGQSYLESEVRLNQSISDLTVAYFEKETNFAVQRTDVEKGYSILEEIQKISWADIIIYHTPVWWFSVPNSFKKYLDDVITKGKGKFYGSDGRSSKLNPKLNYGRSGLLSDKKYILTTTWNAPLEAFELEEEFFKGRSVDDGVMYGFHKMNEYIGMKNLFTYHFYDVNKNPRIEIDFLNYEELLNEQVLLNIDAHLLAF; this is encoded by the coding sequence ATGGAAAATATTTTGGTTATCAATGCGGGGCAAAGTTATTTAGAATCTGAAGTAAGATTAAATCAATCAATTTCAGATTTAACGGTAGCTTATTTTGAAAAGGAAACAAATTTCGCTGTTCAAAGAACAGATGTTGAGAAAGGGTACTCAATTTTAGAAGAAATACAAAAGATAAGTTGGGCAGATATTATTATTTATCATACTCCTGTCTGGTGGTTCTCTGTGCCCAATAGTTTTAAGAAATATCTTGATGATGTAATAACAAAAGGGAAAGGAAAATTTTATGGATCAGATGGAAGATCATCTAAGTTAAATCCTAAATTAAATTATGGAAGAAGTGGGTTGTTATCTGATAAAAAATATATTCTAACTACAACTTGGAATGCACCGTTAGAAGCATTTGAGCTAGAAGAGGAATTTTTTAAAGGAAGAAGTGTAGATGATGGAGTAATGTATGGATTCCATAAAATGAATGAATACATTGGAATGAAAAATTTATTTACATATCACTTCTATGATGTAAATAAAAACCCACGTATTGAGATAGACTTTCTTAATTATGAAGAACTTTTAAATGAACAAGTATTACTAAATATAGATGCTCACCTACTAGCATTTTAA
- the pnp gene encoding polyribonucleotide nucleotidyltransferase, producing the protein MFENVIKKTVALPDGREISLETGKMARQADGSIVLRMGNTMLLATVVSNPEKREGADFLPLSVDYQEKFASAGKIPGGFLKREGRLSDREILISRLVDRAIRPLFPSDYYHDTQIMISMISADQEALPDALVALAASAALSITDIPFDGPISEVRVIKDANGEYIVNPTPTQMEGCTLDLMIGATAENITMVEGEMQEVGEDEMIEAIKVGHEAIKTQCAIQVELREAVGVTGFREFTGDVEDEALKEEVFTALYDKLYAVASQGIKGKTERKAAFTEVKKAYLEALPEDEETAEKMPLIKRYIAKCEKKASRDLVLNTKNRLDGRDLEQVRPIVPEVDVLPSAHGSALFTRGETQSLTTVTLGTKMDEQMLDSAMGSGTSKFILHYNFPGFSTGEVRPNRGPGRREVGHGNLGHRALQRVLPPENENPYTIRIVSDILESNGSSSMATVCAGSLALMDAGVNITSSVSGIAMGMISENDPETGELKYAILSDILGDEDHLGDMDFKVTGTEKGITACQMDIKVDGLPYEVLKQALEQANRGRAHIRGIMDEVISTSRDDLKPHAPRSFVMMIAQDMIGAVIGPGGKVIQEIQKDTGATIVIEEVENQGKVSFFAVDKTAMDAAVGRVKSIVAQAEVGETYPGTVKSIQPFGAFVEFMPGKEGLLHISEISWERTESMDGVLNVGDKLDVKLLEIDPKTGKFRLSRKALLPMPEGFTPPPPRERRERNDRGGDRGGYRGGGDRRDRGDRGDRGGYNRR; encoded by the coding sequence ATGTTTGAAAACGTGATTAAGAAAACAGTTGCCCTTCCTGATGGTCGTGAGATCAGTTTAGAAACAGGGAAAATGGCAAGACAAGCAGACGGGTCGATCGTTTTGCGTATGGGAAATACAATGCTTTTAGCAACTGTCGTTTCTAACCCAGAAAAAAGAGAAGGTGCTGACTTTTTGCCACTTTCAGTAGATTATCAAGAAAAATTTGCATCTGCAGGTAAAATACCTGGTGGATTTTTAAAGCGTGAAGGACGTTTAAGTGACCGTGAGATCTTAATCTCTCGTTTAGTTGACCGTGCTATCCGTCCATTATTCCCTTCAGATTATTATCATGATACACAAATCATGATTTCAATGATCTCTGCAGATCAAGAAGCATTACCAGATGCTTTAGTAGCTTTAGCAGCTTCTGCAGCATTATCAATTACAGACATTCCTTTTGATGGCCCTATCTCTGAAGTTAGAGTTATTAAGGATGCTAACGGTGAATATATCGTTAACCCTACACCAACACAGATGGAAGGTTGTACTTTAGATCTAATGATCGGAGCAACAGCTGAAAACATCACAATGGTAGAAGGTGAAATGCAAGAAGTGGGTGAAGATGAAATGATCGAAGCTATTAAAGTAGGTCATGAAGCTATCAAAACTCAATGTGCAATTCAGGTAGAATTAAGAGAGGCAGTAGGCGTTACTGGATTCAGAGAATTTACAGGTGACGTAGAAGATGAAGCTTTAAAAGAAGAAGTTTTCACTGCCCTTTATGATAAATTATATGCGGTTGCATCTCAAGGTATCAAAGGTAAAACTGAACGTAAGGCGGCTTTCACGGAAGTGAAGAAAGCTTACTTAGAAGCTTTACCTGAAGATGAGGAGACTGCTGAAAAAATGCCTCTAATCAAACGTTATATTGCTAAATGTGAGAAAAAAGCTTCTCGTGATTTAGTATTAAATACGAAAAACCGTTTAGATGGTCGTGATTTAGAGCAAGTAAGACCAATCGTTCCTGAAGTAGATGTACTTCCTTCAGCACACGGTTCTGCATTATTTACTCGTGGTGAAACTCAATCATTAACAACAGTTACGCTTGGTACTAAAATGGACGAGCAAATGTTGGATAGTGCTATGGGTTCTGGTACAAGTAAATTCATTCTTCACTACAATTTTCCAGGTTTCTCAACTGGTGAAGTAAGACCAAACAGAGGTCCTGGACGTAGAGAAGTAGGTCATGGTAACTTAGGGCATAGAGCTTTACAAAGAGTTCTTCCTCCAGAAAATGAAAATCCTTACACAATCCGTATCGTTTCAGATATCTTAGAATCAAATGGTTCGTCATCAATGGCAACAGTTTGTGCAGGTTCATTAGCATTAATGGATGCAGGTGTGAATATCACAAGTTCTGTATCAGGTATTGCTATGGGTATGATTTCTGAAAATGATCCTGAAACAGGTGAATTGAAATATGCTATCTTATCAGATATCTTGGGCGATGAAGATCACTTAGGTGATATGGACTTCAAAGTAACAGGTACTGAAAAAGGTATTACAGCATGTCAAATGGATATCAAAGTAGATGGTCTTCCATATGAGGTGTTAAAGCAAGCTTTAGAGCAAGCTAATAGAGGTAGAGCACATATCCGTGGTATCATGGATGAAGTGATTTCAACTTCTAGAGATGACTTGAAACCTCATGCTCCACGTAGTTTCGTTATGATGATCGCTCAGGATATGATCGGTGCTGTAATCGGACCAGGTGGTAAAGTAATTCAAGAAATCCAAAAAGACACTGGTGCTACTATCGTAATTGAAGAAGTAGAAAACCAAGGTAAAGTAAGTTTCTTTGCTGTTGATAAAACTGCAATGGACGCTGCTGTTGGTCGTGTTAAATCAATTGTTGCTCAAGCAGAAGTAGGAGAAACTTATCCTGGTACTGTAAAATCAATTCAGCCATTTGGTGCTTTTGTTGAGTTTATGCCAGGTAAAGAAGGTTTACTTCATATCTCTGAAATCTCTTGGGAACGTACAGAAAGCATGGATGGTGTGCTTAATGTTGGTGATAAGCTAGATGTAAAGTTATTGGAGATTGATCCAAAAACTGGAAAATTCAGATTATCGCGTAAAGCATTATTACCTATGCCTGAAGGTTTTACTCCTCCTCCTCCACGTGAGAGAAGAGAGCGTAATGACCGTGGTGGTGATAGAGGTGGTTACCGTGGTGGTGGCGATCGTAGAGATCGTGGCGACAGAGGTGACCGCGGAGGTTACAACAGAAGATAA
- a CDS encoding S46 family peptidase: MRKSLLFILALIISSQVFASDHGVAKPLDEGMWLPMFVSRLNYVDMKKEGLKLTAEEIYSVNNSSLKDAIVHFGGFCTGEIVSDQGLIFTNHHCGYGGIQSVSTVENDYLTDGFFAKSHDQEKPIDGLFVRFLQRMDDVSAQVNKELDGLTGEERAQKAQTVMGEIKAAKEKELNNDSYEVSVKSFFEGNEFYMFVYERFDDIRLVGNPPEAVGKFGGDTDNWMWPRHTGDFSIFRVYANKENKPSKYSEDNVPYKPKHHLPVSIEGVQKDDFAMIMGYPGSTDRYLTSEGVKQQIEVFNPLFVEMRDAILKTWRKHMDADPKVRLQYASKYASTANYWKYFIGQTKGLKRQHVIEKKQAEESTFNKWVASDATRKKEYGDVTEMLKEGYDGKRDGRVAMVLLTQGGFRMEAVMQARKTARFVGEAADEKTSEASLKAAKETALSQAEGFFKNYDYATDKELAVVLLKKYKEVLSRPENKNLPVPAIYELIDREFDGDYVAYVEKAYSTSVFTDKDRMEAFINAPTMEGYEADMLTQLHNEFFQAYMGVAQSEQEAELKVADGNRLYVKGIREMNPTKSFYPNANSTMRLTYGQVNDYIPGDAMFYAYYTTSKGLLEKEDPNNHEFVLPKAVKDGVVKKDFGRYADQNGELRIAFITNNDITGGNSGSPVINGNGELIGLAFDGNWEAMSGDISFEPDLQRCINVDVRYVLWIIDKVYGAGNIVNEMTIVDGKKPKGKPYETLMPKKY; encoded by the coding sequence ATGAGAAAAAGTCTATTATTTATTCTTGCATTGATTATATCATCGCAAGTATTTGCCTCAGATCATGGTGTCGCTAAACCATTAGATGAAGGAATGTGGCTTCCTATGTTTGTATCGCGTTTAAATTACGTGGATATGAAAAAGGAAGGATTAAAACTTACTGCAGAAGAAATTTACTCTGTAAATAACAGTTCTCTTAAAGATGCAATAGTTCATTTTGGAGGTTTTTGTACAGGTGAAATTGTTTCAGATCAAGGATTAATTTTTACGAACCACCATTGTGGATACGGAGGTATTCAATCTGTTAGTACTGTAGAAAATGATTACTTAACAGATGGTTTTTTTGCTAAAAGCCATGATCAAGAAAAACCAATTGATGGTTTATTTGTTCGTTTTTTACAACGTATGGATGATGTCTCTGCTCAGGTAAACAAAGAACTTGACGGTTTAACTGGAGAAGAGCGTGCTCAAAAAGCACAAACAGTAATGGGTGAAATTAAAGCAGCTAAAGAAAAAGAATTAAACAACGATAGTTATGAAGTATCGGTAAAATCATTTTTTGAAGGAAATGAATTTTACATGTTTGTTTACGAGCGCTTTGATGATATTCGCTTGGTAGGTAACCCTCCAGAAGCTGTAGGTAAATTTGGTGGTGATACAGATAACTGGATGTGGCCTCGCCATACAGGTGATTTCTCTATTTTTAGAGTATATGCAAATAAGGAAAACAAACCTTCAAAATATTCAGAAGATAATGTTCCTTACAAGCCTAAACATCATTTACCAGTGTCTATAGAAGGTGTTCAAAAAGATGATTTTGCTATGATTATGGGATACCCAGGATCAACAGATCGTTATTTAACTTCTGAAGGTGTTAAACAACAAATAGAAGTATTTAATCCACTATTTGTAGAAATGCGTGATGCTATTCTAAAAACATGGAGAAAGCATATGGATGCAGATCCTAAAGTAAGGTTGCAATACGCTTCTAAATATGCATCGACAGCAAATTATTGGAAGTACTTTATTGGACAGACAAAGGGCTTAAAACGCCAACATGTTATAGAGAAAAAACAAGCAGAAGAAAGTACTTTTAACAAATGGGTAGCTTCTGATGCAACAAGAAAGAAAGAATATGGTGATGTAACAGAAATGTTGAAAGAAGGTTATGATGGCAAAAGAGATGGCCGTGTAGCAATGGTTCTTTTAACACAAGGTGGTTTCCGAATGGAAGCTGTTATGCAAGCAAGAAAAACAGCACGTTTTGTAGGAGAAGCAGCAGATGAAAAAACATCAGAAGCATCTTTAAAAGCGGCAAAAGAAACAGCATTAAGCCAAGCAGAAGGTTTCTTTAAAAACTATGATTATGCAACAGATAAAGAATTAGCTGTAGTATTATTAAAGAAATATAAAGAAGTATTATCTCGTCCAGAAAATAAAAACTTACCTGTTCCTGCTATCTATGAATTAATAGATAGAGAATTTGATGGAGATTATGTAGCGTATGTTGAAAAGGCATATTCCACTTCTGTATTTACAGACAAAGATAGAATGGAAGCATTTATTAATGCTCCAACAATGGAAGGGTATGAAGCAGATATGTTGACACAATTGCATAATGAGTTCTTCCAAGCATATATGGGTGTTGCTCAATCTGAACAAGAAGCAGAGTTAAAAGTGGCAGATGGTAATAGATTGTATGTAAAGGGTATTCGTGAAATGAACCCAACAAAATCATTCTATCCAAATGCAAACTCAACTATGCGTCTTACTTACGGACAGGTAAACGATTATATTCCTGGTGATGCAATGTTCTATGCATATTACACTACATCAAAAGGTTTATTAGAGAAAGAAGATCCTAATAACCATGAATTTGTTCTGCCTAAAGCAGTAAAAGATGGTGTAGTAAAGAAAGACTTTGGTAGATATGCAGATCAGAATGGTGAATTACGTATCGCTTTTATTACCAATAATGATATCACTGGTGGTAATTCAGGTTCTCCTGTAATTAATGGTAATGGCGAATTAATCGGTTTAGCATTTGACGGAAACTGGGAAGCAATGAGTGGTGATATTTCTTTTGAGCCAGATTTACAACGTTGTATTAATGTAGATGTACGTTATGTACTTTGGATTATTGACAAGGTGTATGGTGCCGGAAACATAGTTAATGAAATGACAATTGTTGATGGTAAAAAGCCAAAAGGAAAACCTTATGAGACATTAATGCCTAAAAAGTATTAA
- a CDS encoding Ig-like domain-containing protein, producing MFNFRLLMFTVLSCLTLNTYAQHDWDGVDIPATLPAGMKWELDPVSDGFNYESSSSNRGEEFDSRWNELYINGFSGPSATSYHKDHVWSTGGNLVIHAAKDNQNIIYTGCISSKASFSYPMFMEAKVKQPSCMLAANIWMISQDETEELDMLESYPNVQEDGGWLDQRIHLSHHTFIREPFQDYQPRDEHGVKGTWYWEKDRTSWHDDWLRIGVYWINPHHVEYYINGKWVRTMKSHEHSFLNEEGEVETYYTEFDALDKFGYTEETGLSKPQHIIINMEQQDWLTALNVWPTDEDLDDANGRNTYLVDWVRLYNVIPETGVVPVEEVTISEIEIELQPGETFDLDHIILPVNATKQAVSWTTSNSMIATVNGEGVVRAISNGIVTADVITQDGSFVASCKVEVVGDVIPNPVVDISLPVSSLDMTVGEDVILTPTFTPVNATDQRVLWESTDPSVAFVGANGLIAALKEGTATVSVVSQDGGQTDHVAVTVMALEIDTVFVTSVAVDQEVVTISESEEISLNAVVLPSDATNKAVIWSSSDVGIASVSSTGKVIGIAEGVVIITARSIDGGFTATSSVTIEESVCVPSPATVNITSSIDNGLVGSCIQITTETLGETCDGAVIDQAVTFTSSNLDVARVDSNGQVCFEGEGTSIISIESVNGGDGTTLLVTGLNVDIPSNNILIEAEDFITTGGPFDGFEVYDINGVTAINYNQTGDWAEYNVTGNGSYEIEYFIGTAVTGAAIKLYVDGNEIGIDAVVNNGDWNTFVALKSNQTITLNGTHTIRIEGAGTNTWQWNMDYFTLSTINVEEVPVSNVTLDQSVISVNIGSNYTLNATVSPSTATDKTVTWSSSNTTIATVSNGVINAISEGVTTISVLTNDGDFVAEAVVTVIGNQEVSNITVEAELFTVTGGVTNDAAWGGPGNGVNATSTNINWVNTQDWAEYSVTVPTSGLYTIEYIVSTPQDNAQITLEIDGHSNIVDIPNNGEWDSYSSIVGGTINLSAGIHTLRLTASGTNEWQWNLDKVIFTPELSSARVLSTTNLLETEVKLYPIPANDNLNIVGLPNGNYEVSIFNISGLIVASEQVKSTTTKAVIDVSTLGAGIYIINIIGEGVTIRRKISIK from the coding sequence ATGTTTAATTTTAGATTATTAATGTTTACAGTTTTAAGCTGTTTAACACTTAATACGTATGCCCAACATGATTGGGATGGTGTGGATATTCCTGCAACTCTTCCTGCTGGAATGAAATGGGAACTAGACCCTGTATCAGACGGGTTTAATTATGAATCTTCTAGCTCTAATAGAGGTGAAGAGTTTGATAGCAGGTGGAATGAGTTGTATATCAATGGGTTCTCTGGCCCGTCAGCAACTTCTTACCATAAGGATCACGTTTGGAGTACAGGCGGAAACTTAGTGATTCATGCAGCAAAAGATAATCAGAATATTATTTATACAGGCTGTATTTCTTCTAAAGCATCTTTTAGTTATCCAATGTTTATGGAGGCCAAAGTGAAACAACCTAGTTGTATGTTGGCAGCTAATATCTGGATGATTAGCCAGGACGAAACAGAAGAACTCGATATGTTAGAATCTTACCCCAACGTACAAGAAGATGGAGGATGGTTAGATCAAAGAATACATTTAAGTCACCATACTTTTATTAGAGAACCTTTTCAAGATTACCAACCAAGAGATGAGCATGGTGTTAAAGGTACTTGGTACTGGGAGAAAGATAGAACTTCTTGGCACGATGACTGGCTGAGAATTGGTGTTTATTGGATCAACCCTCATCATGTAGAATACTATATAAATGGAAAATGGGTAAGAACAATGAAAAGCCATGAGCATTCTTTTTTAAACGAAGAAGGAGAAGTAGAAACGTATTATACTGAATTTGACGCTTTAGATAAATTTGGATATACAGAAGAAACAGGTTTAAGCAAGCCACAGCATATTATTATTAATATGGAGCAACAAGATTGGCTTACTGCATTGAATGTTTGGCCAACTGATGAAGATTTAGATGATGCTAACGGTAGAAATACGTACCTCGTAGATTGGGTAAGGTTGTATAATGTAATTCCAGAAACAGGTGTTGTACCAGTTGAAGAAGTGACTATTTCTGAAATAGAAATTGAACTTCAACCAGGAGAAACATTCGACTTAGATCATATTATTTTACCAGTAAATGCAACAAAACAAGCTGTTTCTTGGACAACTAGTAACTCTATGATTGCCACTGTTAATGGAGAAGGAGTTGTTAGAGCGATTTCTAACGGTATTGTAACTGCAGATGTAATTACCCAAGACGGAAGCTTTGTGGCTAGTTGTAAAGTAGAAGTTGTTGGAGATGTAATTCCAAACCCTGTTGTAGATATTTCTCTACCTGTATCATCATTAGATATGACAGTGGGCGAAGATGTGATTTTAACGCCAACTTTTACACCAGTAAATGCTACAGATCAAAGAGTACTGTGGGAATCAACAGATCCATCTGTTGCTTTTGTTGGGGCAAATGGATTGATAGCAGCATTAAAAGAAGGTACTGCAACAGTTTCTGTAGTATCTCAAGATGGTGGACAAACAGACCATGTGGCAGTAACAGTAATGGCACTAGAAATTGATACAGTTTTTGTAACTAGTGTTGCTGTTGATCAAGAGGTTGTCACTATTTCTGAATCCGAAGAAATAAGCTTAAATGCAGTTGTTTTACCGTCAGATGCTACAAATAAAGCGGTTATATGGAGCTCAAGTGATGTAGGAATAGCATCGGTATCTTCTACTGGTAAAGTTATTGGAATAGCGGAAGGCGTTGTAATTATTACAGCTAGATCTATTGACGGAGGTTTTACAGCTACATCATCTGTTACAATAGAAGAATCAGTTTGCGTACCTTCTCCTGCAACAGTTAATATTACCTCTTCTATTGATAATGGATTAGTAGGAAGTTGTATACAAATAACAACAGAAACTTTAGGAGAGACTTGTGATGGAGCTGTAATTGACCAAGCTGTTACATTTACAAGTAGTAACCTTGATGTAGCAAGGGTTGATAGTAATGGACAAGTTTGTTTTGAAGGTGAAGGTACTTCTATAATCTCTATTGAGAGTGTTAATGGAGGTGATGGGACAACGTTACTAGTAACAGGTTTAAATGTAGATATACCATCGAATAATATTCTTATAGAAGCAGAAGATTTTATTACTACAGGAGGACCTTTTGATGGTTTTGAGGTGTATGATATTAACGGAGTAACAGCTATAAATTATAATCAAACAGGTGATTGGGCAGAGTATAATGTAACAGGAAATGGAAGTTACGAAATAGAATATTTTATTGGAACTGCTGTTACTGGAGCGGCCATAAAACTTTATGTTGATGGTAATGAAATTGGAATAGATGCTGTAGTAAATAATGGTGATTGGAATACATTTGTTGCATTAAAATCAAACCAAACCATCACTTTAAATGGTACACATACTATTAGAATAGAAGGAGCGGGTACAAATACTTGGCAGTGGAATATGGATTATTTTACATTAAGTACAATTAATGTAGAAGAAGTTCCAGTTTCGAATGTAACACTTGATCAATCTGTAATATCCGTTAATATAGGGTCAAATTATACATTAAACGCAACAGTTTCTCCAAGTACAGCAACAGATAAAACGGTAACTTGGTCTTCTAGTAATACAACTATTGCTACAGTTTCGAATGGTGTTATAAATGCTATAAGCGAAGGAGTAACTACAATTTCTGTTTTAACAAACGATGGAGATTTTGTTGCAGAAGCAGTCGTTACAGTAATTGGAAATCAAGAAGTTTCTAATATAACTGTAGAAGCAGAGTTGTTTACAGTAACAGGAGGTGTAACTAATGATGCAGCTTGGGGCGGGCCAGGAAATGGAGTAAATGCTACGTCTACAAATATTAATTGGGTGAATACACAAGATTGGGCAGAATACTCTGTAACTGTACCTACATCCGGTTTATATACAATTGAATATATAGTATCAACACCACAAGATAATGCACAAATTACATTAGAAATTGATGGTCACTCAAACATTGTTGACATCCCTAATAATGGGGAATGGGATAGTTATTCGTCTATTGTTGGAGGAACAATAAATTTATCAGCAGGTATACATACTTTAAGATTAACTGCTTCTGGTACAAACGAGTGGCAATGGAATTTGGATAAAGTAATATTCACTCCTGAATTATCTTCAGCAAGGGTGTTAAGTACTACAAATTTATTAGAAACGGAAGTGAAATTGTACCCTATCCCTGCTAATGATAATCTAAATATTGTAGGGTTACCTAATGGTAATTATGAAGTTTCGATCTTTAATATTAGTGGATTGATAGTAGCATCAGAACAGGTAAAATCAACTACTACAAAAGCAGTTATTGATGTATCTACATTGGGTGCAGGTATTTATATTATTAATATTATAGGTGAAGGAGTAACTATTAGAAGGAAAATTAGTATTAAATAA
- a CDS encoding tetratricopeptide repeat protein produces the protein MTKYNQLLLSSIILFLSINFNCGAQNFTTYFADGKAAYDQQNFNKAIQFFQKARLQGKETIGDTHPDYILDIEYLAKSYQGLKDLGNANIYYMSLEKLLQKSGNTVSKKMGDTQEVIASNSVIMKNYAQADVYFQKTLNTREKTEGKDSKEYTLSLHKYSQLYLKGRKYKEAEGMYRQLEPLAEKNLKGTADQAKILAEQAEVYLGLKRVDEASIQLSISISAYEKTTAPKSSYVHLYLQEASLLEKAGKRQEAITAYYKYVEVLESAFGIKNKKYTAEVERLAIHFDEKLHSPMDSYNMINKKLAANIATYSDNSLQAAVTYIELAEMEIEQNKIPLAEEHTVKAMEIYAELGKANSPDGIAASITLARVHSILKKNTEAEAMYKKAIADTEKYLSTEHTTYGKSLDSLAFFFIEHKRFEEAEKTIEKGLTARQKSVGKQHIDYGNSLYSLSKLYTAQDSLEKAEKTLINVAKVREAYYGALTVEHATCIKELGDLYKGMGEEQQVKALKTYRRAIHLFEGIGYKESAIVKEIYNSIDEINAR, from the coding sequence ATGACGAAATACAATCAATTACTCTTATCAAGTATAATTCTATTTTTATCCATAAATTTTAATTGTGGAGCACAGAATTTTACAACGTATTTTGCCGATGGTAAAGCTGCATACGATCAGCAAAATTTCAACAAAGCAATTCAATTTTTTCAAAAAGCAAGACTACAAGGAAAAGAAACAATTGGAGACACACACCCAGACTATATTTTAGATATAGAATACTTAGCTAAATCTTACCAAGGGTTAAAAGATTTAGGTAATGCTAATATCTATTATATGTCACTCGAAAAACTTTTGCAGAAATCAGGTAATACTGTTTCTAAAAAGATGGGGGATACTCAAGAAGTTATCGCTAGTAATAGTGTTATCATGAAAAATTATGCTCAGGCTGATGTTTATTTTCAAAAAACATTAAATACTAGAGAAAAAACAGAAGGTAAAGATTCTAAAGAGTACACATTATCATTACACAAATATTCTCAACTTTATCTAAAAGGCAGAAAGTATAAAGAAGCAGAAGGCATGTATAGACAGTTAGAACCTTTAGCTGAAAAGAACCTAAAAGGAACCGCAGATCAGGCTAAAATTTTAGCAGAACAGGCAGAAGTATACCTAGGATTAAAACGAGTTGATGAAGCTTCGATTCAATTAAGTATAAGTATAAGTGCTTATGAGAAAACAACAGCTCCAAAATCAAGTTATGTTCACCTATACCTACAAGAAGCTAGTTTGTTAGAAAAAGCTGGAAAAAGACAAGAGGCGATTACTGCTTACTATAAATATGTAGAAGTATTAGAATCGGCTTTTGGCATTAAAAATAAAAAATACACTGCTGAGGTTGAAAGGTTAGCCATTCATTTTGATGAGAAATTACATTCTCCAATGGATAGCTACAACATGATTAATAAGAAATTAGCAGCCAATATCGCTACCTATTCTGATAATAGTTTACAAGCTGCTGTTACCTATATTGAACTTGCTGAAATGGAAATTGAGCAAAACAAGATTCCTTTAGCAGAAGAACATACTGTTAAAGCAATGGAAATTTATGCTGAATTAGGAAAAGCTAATTCTCCTGATGGTATTGCAGCTTCTATTACACTTGCAAGAGTACATAGTATTCTTAAGAAAAATACTGAAGCAGAAGCAATGTATAAAAAAGCTATTGCTGATACCGAGAAATATTTATCTACGGAACATACTACATATGGTAAATCTCTAGATAGTTTAGCATTTTTCTTTATAGAGCATAAACGATTTGAAGAGGCCGAAAAAACTATAGAAAAAGGGTTAACTGCAAGACAAAAAAGTGTTGGTAAACAACATATTGACTATGGCAATTCTTTGTATAGTTTATCAAAATTATACACTGCCCAAGATAGCTTAGAGAAAGCCGAAAAAACTCTTATTAATGTAGCTAAAGTGAGAGAAGCCTATTATGGAGCTCTAACTGTTGAACATGCTACATGTATAAAAGAATTAGGTGATTTATATAAAGGAATGGGAGAGGAGCAACAAGTTAAAGCTCTAAAAACTTACCGTAGAGCTATCCATTTATTTGAAGGAATTGGATATAAAGAAAGTGCTATTGTTAAAGAAATTTACAATAGTATTGATGAAATAAATGCTCGATAA
- a CDS encoding sigma-70 family RNA polymerase sigma factor, with amino-acid sequence MRQLKISKQITNRESQSLDKYLQEIGKVDLLTPDEEVTLAKQIREGDQIALEKLTKANLRFVVSVAKQYQNQGLSLGDLINEGNLGLIKAAQRFDETRGFKFISYAVWWIRQSILQALAEQSRIVRLPLNRVGSLNKISKTFSELEQRYEREPSPDELAEVLDVTTNEVVDTMKISGRHVSMDAPFVQGEENNLYDVLENDMEEKPDTELMNDSLRKEVQRALSTLTKREADVITLYFGLNGEHSMTLEEIGEKFNLTRERVRQIKEKAIRRLRHTSRSKALKPYLG; translated from the coding sequence ATGAGACAACTCAAGATCAGTAAACAGATCACGAACAGGGAGTCACAATCGCTGGACAAATACTTACAAGAAATTGGTAAGGTTGACCTGCTAACACCTGATGAAGAAGTAACTCTTGCAAAACAAATTCGTGAGGGCGATCAAATTGCGTTAGAGAAATTAACGAAAGCGAACTTGCGTTTTGTAGTTTCTGTAGCTAAGCAGTATCAAAATCAGGGACTTTCTTTAGGTGACTTGATTAACGAAGGTAACTTGGGTTTAATTAAAGCTGCCCAACGTTTCGACGAAACTCGTGGTTTTAAGTTTATCTCTTATGCTGTATGGTGGATTAGACAATCTATCCTTCAAGCATTAGCAGAGCAATCACGTATTGTACGTTTACCATTGAACAGAGTAGGTTCTTTGAATAAAATTTCAAAAACTTTCTCTGAATTGGAACAACGTTATGAACGTGAGCCATCTCCAGATGAATTGGCAGAAGTTTTAGATGTAACAACTAATGAAGTTGTTGACACTATGAAAATTTCTGGTCGTCATGTATCAATGGATGCTCCTTTCGTACAAGGTGAAGAAAATAACCTTTACGACGTGTTAGAAAATGACATGGAGGAAAAGCCTGATACAGAATTGATGAATGATTCACTACGTAAAGAAGTACAACGTGCCCTTTCTACGTTAACAAAACGTGAGGCAGATGTTATAACACTATACTTCGGATTGAACGGTGAGCACTCAATGACATTGGAAGAAATTGGAGAAAAATTCAATTTAACACGTGAACGTGTACGTCAGATTAAAGAAAAAGCAATCCGTCGTCTTCGTCATACTTCAAGAAGTAAAGCATTGAAACCATATTTAGGTTAA